The following are encoded in a window of Halalkalicoccus jeotgali B3 genomic DNA:
- a CDS encoding creatininase family protein: MELRSELLEELTWMEIESAIDRGVKTILVPAGSVEQHGPHLGILKDAAWAEAMGVELAKELGDTLVAPVIRPGCSDHHMGFSGTISYRPETLMRVLEDYCRSLDSHGFEHIVLFSLHGGNFPAMNAILPSIADEVDAQIITLLDKELLIDPLMESLAQMEIPSEARGHGGAAVTASVWYLRPDLVLEEEFTPGFIGDVSTSKLMTNGLDAVTELGHMGDPTYATRELGEEVTTRLVSAFSERIRTERGDSHA, encoded by the coding sequence ATGGAACTTAGATCGGAGCTGCTAGAGGAGTTGACCTGGATGGAGATCGAATCAGCAATCGACCGTGGAGTGAAGACGATTCTCGTTCCGGCCGGATCCGTCGAACAGCACGGGCCACACCTTGGTATCCTAAAAGACGCCGCCTGGGCCGAAGCCATGGGAGTAGAACTAGCGAAGGAGCTTGGTGATACGCTTGTCGCGCCTGTGATTCGACCGGGGTGCTCAGATCACCATATGGGCTTCAGCGGGACGATCAGTTATCGACCGGAAACGTTGATGCGCGTTTTGGAGGACTACTGTCGAAGTCTCGATTCCCACGGGTTTGAACACATTGTCCTGTTCTCGCTCCACGGTGGGAATTTTCCTGCGATGAATGCGATCCTACCGTCTATCGCGGACGAGGTCGATGCACAGATTATCACGCTGCTCGACAAGGAGTTGCTAATCGACCCATTGATGGAAAGCCTGGCTCAAATGGAAATCCCTTCTGAAGCTCGAGGCCACGGTGGGGCAGCAGTGACTGCTTCTGTATGGTACCTACGCCCAGATCTCGTGCTCGAAGAGGAGTTCACGCCAGGATTTATTGGAGACGTCTCAACGTCGAAATTGATGACAAATGGCCTCGACGCGGTAACAGAACTGGGTCATATGGGTGATCCAACTTATGCAACACGTGAGCTCGGCGAAGAGGTGACGACCCGACTTGTGAGCGCGTTCTCTGAACGTATCCGAACTGAACGAGGTGATTCTCATGCATAA
- a CDS encoding lysine exporter LysO family protein, producing the protein MSVGALLIALLVGGVLGYYLPFSRTQQIGDGIIFVGLAILLIAIGAQLGGDDQILQDLNTIGGSALVLCLGTIIGSIMCVYLSLVITSIADPLSAPSEENELTDQGSPSERGADGFDWKITALIFISLVVGLRFSTIGLSEHLVTSLGFISDYALLALLFGVGVTVGSDTEALRHIVHIGWAVLLIPVAVAVGSILGGVLVGMVINMPVTHAAAVAAGFGWYSYAGVVVFDLGGMKLGAIAFLANLFREIVTFLVLPAVTKYFGGVTSIAPGGATTMDVTLPLIQRVSGEKFVIPALINGLVLSVTATVLIPIILEI; encoded by the coding sequence ATGAGTGTCGGAGCCCTGCTTATCGCCTTGTTGGTTGGTGGTGTGCTTGGATATTACTTACCGTTTAGCCGAACCCAACAGATAGGTGATGGCATCATCTTCGTTGGTCTCGCAATCCTCCTCATTGCGATCGGTGCACAACTCGGAGGTGATGACCAAATCTTGCAGGATTTGAATACGATTGGTGGATCTGCACTTGTGCTGTGTCTAGGAACTATCATCGGTAGTATCATGTGTGTCTACCTAAGCTTAGTGATCACGTCAATCGCCGACCCACTGTCCGCCCCATCCGAGGAGAACGAGCTCACTGATCAAGGCTCACCATCAGAGCGAGGAGCTGATGGTTTCGATTGGAAGATCACGGCTCTCATTTTCATCTCGCTCGTGGTTGGTCTCAGATTCTCGACCATCGGACTTTCAGAGCATCTCGTCACAAGTCTTGGATTTATCTCCGATTATGCGCTCTTGGCGCTGCTATTCGGCGTTGGCGTTACAGTTGGAAGCGATACCGAAGCCTTGCGTCATATCGTACATATCGGATGGGCCGTGCTTTTGATTCCAGTCGCTGTGGCTGTCGGGAGCATTTTGGGTGGCGTACTGGTTGGAATGGTCATCAACATGCCCGTCACCCACGCTGCAGCAGTCGCAGCAGGGTTCGGCTGGTACAGTTACGCGGGGGTCGTCGTGTTTGATCTCGGTGGGATGAAACTGGGCGCGATTGCGTTTCTCGCGAATCTCTTTCGAGAAATTGTTACATTCTTAGTGCTGCCAGCCGTTACTAAGTACTTCGGTGGGGTAACAAGTATTGCGCCTGGTGGCGCAACGACGATGGACGTGACACTTCCACTGATTCAGCGTGTTTCTGGTGAGAAGTTCGTGATTCCAGCACTGATCAACGGACTCGTACTGTCTGTAACCGCGACTGTTCTCATTCCGATCATACTGGAGATCTAA
- a CDS encoding ABC transporter permease, which translates to MGTDGNQTEVLNSQPGTSHRFTVTDRLSKQLSEITGLLRANRMGQIGVTLLFVFVLMGLFGRYLAPHDPNAINRAADGSALRLMEPSLTHPLGTTNLGRDVASQVLVGARVSLLIGFLAAFVSVFIGVNIGLISGYFGGWVDDGLMRLADIAYGLPFLPFVLVLVFLLGPSLWSIVIVISLILWRSTARVIRSQVLSHKQRPYVESARAIGASDLRIMYRHILPNVLPLAFLYGSFSVAWAVIAEASISFLGFGDPSMTSWGQMLFDAYTAGAVRFAWWWVVPPGICIMLMVMSVFFIGRALEQLTNPELRHSE; encoded by the coding sequence ATGGGAACTGACGGTAATCAGACCGAAGTTCTCAACTCCCAGCCCGGGACCTCGCATAGGTTCACAGTGACTGATCGACTCAGCAAACAGTTATCTGAAATCACCGGATTGCTACGCGCCAACCGGATGGGACAAATTGGGGTGACCCTTCTCTTCGTCTTCGTACTAATGGGTCTATTTGGTCGATATCTTGCCCCTCACGATCCAAATGCGATCAACCGTGCTGCTGACGGTTCCGCTCTTCGGCTCATGGAACCATCTCTCACACATCCGCTGGGAACGACAAACCTTGGTCGTGATGTCGCGTCGCAAGTTCTCGTTGGTGCTCGAGTATCGCTGCTTATCGGCTTTCTTGCCGCATTCGTTTCCGTATTCATCGGCGTGAATATCGGACTCATCAGCGGGTACTTCGGCGGCTGGGTCGACGATGGACTGATGCGTCTAGCAGATATCGCGTACGGATTGCCCTTCCTCCCATTCGTCCTCGTACTTGTGTTTCTCTTGGGACCGAGTCTCTGGAGTATCGTTATTGTTATTAGTCTGATTCTTTGGCGCTCGACGGCCCGGGTAATACGATCGCAGGTTCTCAGCCACAAACAGCGTCCGTACGTTGAGTCAGCGCGGGCTATCGGTGCGAGCGACCTTCGGATTATGTATCGCCATATTCTCCCGAATGTACTTCCGCTCGCATTTCTGTATGGCTCGTTCTCGGTTGCGTGGGCGGTCATCGCAGAGGCGAGCATCTCATTTCTCGGCTTCGGTGATCCAAGCATGACGTCATGGGGCCAGATGCTCTTCGATGCCTACACTGCTGGCGCCGTCCGGTTCGCGTGGTGGTGGGTGGTTCCACCGGGAATCTGCATCATGCTGATGGTGATGTCTGTGTTCTTCATCGGCCGTGCACTTGAACAGTTGACTAATCCAGAACTCCGTCATTCCGAATAA
- a CDS encoding YeiH family protein, translating into MVISSIKRYIPGLFVLLVIGLTGRFIASRLPGVNYLILSILIGLIIGNTIGTPTWAQPGSKTHKLWLECGIVLMGASIAFDQVIEAGPQILLFIVLISSLSIIILELLTRTFFNIPEEVGSLLAAGSSICGVSAIVAVAGAIRARQDQIAYAAATVLLFDALTIFAYPLLGRALGLSDVAFGIWAGTTMFSTGPVAAAGFAFSDTAGQWAVLVKLSRNALIGGAVIVYSFWYMQRDQFQSFEESFSIKAIRDTFPKFVIGFFGVMIIANSGILSNEQIISLENVSNWLFLLAFAGLGLEIRFETLRNTGLKPILLVFLSLVIVSTTSLILIAVLFGI; encoded by the coding sequence ATGGTGATTTCCAGTATTAAACGATACATTCCTGGTCTCTTCGTTTTGTTAGTTATTGGACTCACTGGCCGATTCATTGCAAGTAGATTACCTGGCGTAAACTATCTCATTTTATCTATTCTCATTGGGCTGATTATCGGAAATACAATAGGAACCCCCACTTGGGCACAACCTGGCTCAAAGACACATAAACTCTGGCTGGAATGTGGGATTGTTCTAATGGGTGCTAGTATTGCGTTTGATCAAGTCATTGAGGCAGGACCACAAATATTGTTATTTATCGTGCTTATCTCATCTCTTTCCATTATTATATTAGAGCTGCTAACTCGCACATTTTTCAATATTCCTGAAGAAGTTGGTTCACTTCTCGCAGCTGGTTCCAGCATTTGTGGTGTTTCTGCTATCGTCGCGGTCGCCGGAGCAATCAGAGCACGACAAGATCAAATTGCCTACGCAGCCGCAACAGTACTATTATTCGACGCTCTCACAATATTTGCTTATCCCTTGTTGGGGCGGGCACTAGGCCTTTCAGACGTCGCATTCGGCATTTGGGCAGGGACTACTATGTTCAGTACTGGTCCGGTTGCGGCTGCAGGGTTCGCATTCTCTGATACGGCCGGCCAGTGGGCAGTATTAGTAAAACTTTCTCGAAATGCACTCATTGGTGGTGCAGTTATTGTATATTCATTCTGGTATATGCAGCGTGATCAGTTCCAGTCTTTTGAAGAATCCTTCTCAATCAAAGCAATAAGGGATACATTCCCAAAATTCGTCATTGGGTTTTTTGGTGTGATGATTATCGCAAATTCTGGAATCCTATCTAACGAGCAAATTATTTCCCTTGAAAACGTCTCTAACTGGTTGTTCCTGCTTGCATTTGCTGGCCTCGGTCTCGAGATACGTTTCGAGACCCTCAGAAATACAGGCCTAAAACCTATACTCCTAGTCTTCCTTTCACTCGTCATCGTTAGTACCACTTCGCTTATACTAATCGCAGTATTGTTTGGAATATAG
- a CDS encoding ABC transporter ATP-binding protein, whose protein sequence is MSDGQVVPPEDAKLAVENLVKHFPVNEGIVSRLFNRGSREHVHAVDGVTLSVKEGETFGLAGESGCGKTTLGKTAIRLHDPTAGRIYFDGEDVSEFTDNELFDFRREAQVIHQDPYQSLNPKWTVYRWVKEPLDVHDIGTPEERANKVYDTLEKAGLRPAQAYAQEYPSELSGGERQRVGIARALALDPSFLLADEPASMLDVSIRASILDLFENLQEEFGLTAVYISHDLSLLKHMCDRIGVMYAGKIVEIGPTEKIISDPKHPYTQALVGSMPIINPDIEREPVELEGEVPDLTETMNRCRFYDRCPEAMPSCQDGEPPMFTVDKNRHARCILYDEYAAETAETTESV, encoded by the coding sequence ATGAGTGATGGACAAGTAGTCCCTCCTGAGGACGCCAAACTTGCCGTCGAGAACCTGGTTAAGCACTTTCCGGTTAACGAGGGTATCGTTTCCCGGCTTTTCAACCGGGGAAGCCGTGAGCACGTTCACGCCGTGGACGGCGTCACTCTGTCGGTGAAGGAAGGTGAGACATTCGGCCTAGCCGGCGAGTCGGGATGTGGAAAGACGACGCTCGGTAAAACAGCAATTCGTCTCCATGATCCCACAGCAGGGCGCATTTATTTCGACGGGGAGGATGTGAGCGAATTCACTGACAATGAATTATTTGATTTTCGTCGGGAGGCACAGGTCATTCATCAGGACCCGTATCAGTCGTTGAATCCAAAGTGGACCGTCTATCGGTGGGTAAAAGAGCCCCTTGATGTCCACGATATCGGAACACCAGAGGAGCGAGCGAACAAGGTCTACGACACTCTTGAAAAAGCGGGTCTTCGGCCAGCACAGGCGTATGCTCAGGAGTATCCCTCAGAACTGAGTGGTGGAGAACGTCAACGAGTCGGCATTGCTCGCGCGCTGGCGCTGGACCCCTCATTTCTTCTTGCAGACGAACCGGCGAGCATGCTTGACGTGAGCATTCGAGCGAGTATCCTCGATCTCTTCGAGAATCTTCAAGAGGAGTTTGGACTTACGGCAGTGTACATTAGCCACGATCTCTCCCTTCTGAAGCATATGTGTGATCGGATTGGCGTCATGTACGCCGGGAAGATCGTTGAGATCGGACCAACTGAGAAAATAATATCTGATCCAAAACATCCGTACACGCAGGCATTAGTCGGCTCTATGCCGATTATCAACCCCGATATTGAACGTGAGCCTGTCGAGCTAGAGGGGGAGGTACCAGACCTCACGGAGACAATGAATCGATGTCGGTTTTACGACCGATGTCCGGAAGCAATGCCGAGCTGTCAGGACGGAGAGCCACCTATGTTCACCGTCGACAAGAACCGACACGCACGATGTATTCTCTACGATGAATACGCTGCTGAGACGGCAGAAACAACGGAATCAGTATAA
- a CDS encoding ABC transporter ATP-binding protein — MTLVRIDGLKTHYQTEEGNVAAADGVSLSVSPNETLGLVGESGSGKTTVAKSIIRLLPDNGEIVEGTIEYEDRDITEMSMKEVRRELRWKEISMIPQNAMNGFDPVHTVCNQIIEVIQAHESDTSKAEARKRAEDLFEELGLDRDRIDDYPHQFSGGMAQRAMIALALAVNPAVVLADEPTTALDVVIQDRILQTISELQDEFDTAMILITHDMSVVSETCDRIAVMYGGRVVESADADTIIRNPRHPYTLGLRNAFPDITADSQELISIPGTPPNLTDPDEGCRFAPRCPFAEERCWEETPEPEEFGDGHVVECHRADEAEMLRKEASKRETWQKLRNQSKETASVGGNNE; from the coding sequence ATGACGCTGGTACGAATTGATGGGCTGAAAACGCACTATCAAACGGAGGAAGGGAATGTCGCGGCAGCCGACGGTGTGTCTCTGTCAGTGTCCCCCAACGAAACGCTGGGGCTTGTCGGAGAGAGCGGTAGCGGCAAGACAACCGTCGCTAAGTCGATTATTCGGCTTCTCCCCGATAACGGCGAGATCGTTGAGGGGACGATCGAGTACGAGGACAGGGATATTACAGAGATGTCGATGAAGGAAGTCCGACGAGAACTCCGCTGGAAGGAAATCTCTATGATCCCGCAAAACGCAATGAACGGGTTTGACCCCGTTCACACCGTCTGTAACCAGATCATCGAGGTGATCCAGGCACACGAATCCGACACTTCCAAGGCCGAGGCTCGCAAGCGAGCCGAGGACCTGTTCGAAGAACTCGGACTCGACCGGGATCGGATCGACGATTATCCCCACCAATTCTCCGGCGGAATGGCCCAGCGGGCGATGATCGCGCTCGCGCTGGCGGTTAACCCTGCAGTTGTCCTTGCAGACGAACCAACGACCGCCCTTGACGTAGTAATCCAAGACCGGATTCTGCAGACTATCTCGGAACTTCAAGACGAGTTCGACACCGCGATGATCCTGATCACCCACGACATGTCCGTGGTCTCGGAAACCTGCGACAGGATCGCGGTGATGTACGGTGGTCGTGTCGTAGAGTCTGCCGACGCTGATACAATTATTAGAAACCCTCGACATCCGTATACACTTGGGCTCAGAAATGCGTTTCCTGACATTACCGCCGATTCTCAAGAATTGATATCCATCCCAGGAACACCACCAAATCTCACAGATCCCGATGAAGGATGCCGCTTTGCCCCGCGGTGTCCGTTCGCTGAGGAGCGCTGCTGGGAGGAGACGCCCGAACCAGAAGAGTTCGGAGACGGGCACGTCGTTGAGTGCCACCGTGCTGATGAGGCTGAAATGCTCCGCAAGGAGGCCAGCAAACGTGAGACGTGGCAGAAACTGCGCAATCAATCTAAAGAAACTGCCTCGGTTGGAGGTAACAATGAGTGA
- a CDS encoding tripartite tricarboxylate transporter permease has protein sequence MIDNLIQGLGILLSIQNLLLISIAVCIGIVAGAIPGFTGTNTVAIALPFTLAMAPETAVVFLAAIYVGANYGGAIPAVLINTPGTAGATATVLDAYPMSQQGKAGQAIGISIAASVFGGLTSAIFLVLLINPVAEIAFLFGQPEFFALSMFGIIALASVLGDNIAKGLLSGLFGLLIAAITLDPVTGQRRLDFGFPELYSDLPFIPIIVGLFAISELLYLIKKEKISDTDIDVDSYDNVFEGVQYALKNPFQLFRATSIGTIIGSIPGAGTSVANFISWGEAKRASDNPDQFGKGNPEGVIASEASNNAVTSSSLIPTLVLGIPGSGTTAVMLAALLLHGLQPGPQLMEVFGAEATAIMLSLIAANIVLLFFALAISRYIVRVVLLPTQWLVPIILVLTVIGVYALNSSLFDAWFMILFGVLGFTMREHDYSLIPLVLGVILGPLAEGAFRRSLELSQGDPSILFISSPITIVLWLLALFALTSKPLKRMIQG, from the coding sequence ATGATCGATAATCTCATTCAAGGATTAGGAATCCTTCTGTCTATACAGAATCTGCTACTAATTAGTATTGCAGTCTGTATCGGCATCGTAGCAGGCGCCATACCAGGGTTTACTGGCACAAACACCGTGGCTATTGCACTTCCCTTCACGTTGGCAATGGCCCCTGAAACGGCTGTCGTGTTTCTAGCTGCTATTTACGTCGGAGCCAACTATGGAGGAGCCATTCCTGCAGTACTGATAAACACACCAGGTACTGCTGGTGCTACTGCGACTGTATTGGATGCATATCCAATGAGTCAGCAAGGGAAAGCAGGACAAGCAATCGGTATTTCTATTGCTGCAAGCGTATTCGGCGGGCTAACCTCCGCCATCTTCCTTGTACTACTCATCAACCCTGTTGCAGAGATCGCATTCTTATTCGGACAGCCAGAATTCTTTGCACTCTCTATGTTCGGTATAATCGCCCTAGCATCTGTACTAGGCGACAACATCGCCAAAGGGCTACTCTCAGGACTGTTTGGTTTGCTTATAGCCGCAATCACGTTAGACCCAGTTACAGGCCAGCGACGACTAGACTTTGGATTTCCTGAGCTGTACTCTGATCTACCGTTTATACCCATTATTGTCGGATTATTTGCCATCTCAGAGTTACTCTATCTCATCAAAAAAGAAAAAATCAGTGATACGGACATTGATGTTGACTCCTACGATAACGTCTTTGAAGGCGTTCAATACGCATTAAAAAATCCGTTCCAACTTTTCCGAGCTACTAGTATCGGCACAATTATCGGTTCGATCCCCGGTGCAGGTACCTCGGTCGCCAACTTCATCAGCTGGGGAGAAGCCAAACGTGCTTCTGATAATCCTGACCAGTTCGGAAAAGGCAATCCGGAAGGAGTTATTGCTTCAGAAGCATCAAACAATGCTGTCACTTCTAGCTCTCTTATACCAACACTCGTTCTGGGAATTCCTGGAAGTGGAACAACTGCGGTGATGCTGGCCGCGTTGTTACTACACGGACTTCAACCAGGACCTCAGCTAATGGAAGTATTTGGTGCTGAAGCGACGGCGATCATGCTCTCGCTTATCGCTGCTAATATCGTTCTATTGTTCTTTGCTCTCGCTATTTCTCGGTATATCGTTCGAGTCGTTCTGCTTCCTACTCAATGGTTAGTTCCAATTATTCTTGTATTGACCGTTATTGGAGTGTATGCTCTCAATTCATCCTTGTTTGATGCTTGGTTTATGATTCTCTTTGGTGTTCTTGGATTCACAATGAGAGAACACGACTACTCTCTCATTCCATTAGTCCTTGGTGTCATTCTTGGACCGTTAGCAGAAGGTGCCTTCCGGCGGTCACTTGAATTGAGTCAAGGTGACCCATCAATTCTATTTATATCTAGTCCAATTACTATTGTACTTTGGCTCTTAGCACTCTTCGCACTCACGAGTAAACCACTTAAAAGGATGATCCAAGGATAA
- a CDS encoding M20/M25/M40 family metallo-hydrolase: MHKIETTIDDQLSAYRSTLFELLAQPSISATGEGMERCAELLLSILDEYQFDRVEQIETSRYPLIYAERIVDESAPTVTFYGHYDVQPPGVSDDWESPAFEPTIRNESIYARGAGDNKGQFLTHVFAFDALSRIADDTDVNVKLLVEGGEESGSTGLIEYLGDAPTELADTDLVYVADGPMHASRKPTIIYGNRGILSYQLDLKTADADLHSGNFGGPIPNAANELIAVVSSMFDGDKVTVEGFSENVNISATDRELVEDIPIDEMALKSDLGIKEFATDDPYYERLLLEPTLTVNGLSSGYEGEGKKTIIPHQATVKLDSRLVPDQDPDQVFERITNHVKRENPDIEVTKMGSFPPMKTPIDTPAARPLAAALKAVWGMDPVEMPLLGGSLPAAHFRTKLNVPVLVVPYANPDQGNHSPNEHLDLDCFRNGIETTARFLQKFPDDSGL; the protein is encoded by the coding sequence ATGCATAAAATCGAAACCACAATAGATGATCAACTCTCGGCGTATCGCTCTACCCTGTTCGAACTGCTAGCTCAGCCGAGTATCAGCGCGACGGGTGAGGGAATGGAGCGCTGCGCGGAGTTGTTGCTGTCGATTCTTGACGAATACCAGTTTGATCGAGTCGAGCAGATCGAGACGAGCAGGTATCCGCTTATCTATGCCGAACGTATTGTTGATGAGTCAGCACCAACGGTCACGTTCTACGGACATTACGACGTCCAACCGCCGGGAGTATCAGACGACTGGGAGTCGCCGGCGTTCGAGCCGACGATCCGCAATGAGTCGATATACGCTCGTGGTGCTGGAGACAACAAGGGACAGTTCCTCACGCACGTCTTCGCATTCGATGCGTTGAGCCGCATTGCCGACGATACGGACGTCAACGTCAAGCTTCTCGTCGAAGGTGGTGAGGAGAGCGGAAGCACCGGTCTAATCGAATACCTGGGCGACGCCCCGACGGAACTTGCTGACACTGACTTGGTCTATGTCGCGGATGGGCCGATGCATGCATCGCGGAAGCCGACTATTATCTACGGCAACCGGGGGATCCTTTCCTACCAGCTTGATCTCAAGACTGCAGATGCGGACCTGCATTCGGGCAACTTCGGAGGACCGATTCCGAACGCAGCTAACGAGTTGATTGCTGTTGTCTCCTCAATGTTTGATGGTGACAAGGTGACGGTTGAGGGCTTCTCTGAAAATGTAAACATCTCAGCCACGGATCGGGAGTTAGTCGAGGACATCCCAATTGATGAGATGGCTCTAAAATCCGACCTTGGAATCAAGGAGTTCGCCACTGACGACCCTTACTACGAACGGCTGCTCCTAGAACCAACGTTGACGGTCAACGGACTCTCAAGCGGCTATGAAGGTGAGGGGAAGAAGACAATCATCCCACATCAGGCGACCGTCAAGCTTGACTCGCGGCTCGTACCAGATCAGGACCCTGATCAGGTCTTTGAGCGGATCACTAACCATGTCAAGCGTGAGAACCCCGATATCGAGGTGACAAAGATGGGCTCGTTCCCACCGATGAAAACACCGATTGATACGCCGGCAGCGAGGCCACTTGCAGCAGCTCTCAAGGCGGTGTGGGGCATGGACCCCGTCGAGATGCCGCTACTGGGTGGCAGTCTTCCCGCAGCACACTTCCGGACGAAGCTGAACGTACCTGTATTGGTCGTTCCGTATGCGAACCCCGATCAGGGAAACCATTCGCCGAACGAGCATCTTGACTTAGACTGCTTCCGAAATGGGATTGAAACAACCGCACGGTTCTTACAGAAGTTCCCCGATGACAGTGGCCTCTAA
- a CDS encoding tripartite tricarboxylate transporter TctB family protein: MSSEQSASNQISARSDGEQTEKLDHTVITLAKKLAFPTLVLVFCVLYLNSTWGRLDLSTLVYPYAILLLALAMVAVIYANEIFGTLRNSNDTLSISNSVKRLLSEWGASILVVVTAIGYIAIMETIGFFPASFLAIITIMYVGGVQNWRLIGTVSIATLVAVYILFVVVLGIRPPTGYVQIEFTAPW; the protein is encoded by the coding sequence ATGTCTTCTGAACAATCAGCATCAAATCAGATATCAGCACGTAGCGACGGTGAACAAACTGAAAAGTTAGATCACACTGTTATTACGTTAGCAAAGAAGCTTGCGTTTCCTACGTTGGTGCTGGTCTTCTGTGTACTCTATCTGAATAGTACTTGGGGTCGTTTAGATCTAAGCACGCTCGTTTATCCATACGCGATCTTACTACTAGCACTCGCAATGGTTGCAGTCATATATGCAAACGAGATATTCGGTACTTTGAGAAATTCAAACGATACTTTGAGTATTTCAAATTCGGTGAAACGACTACTCTCTGAATGGGGTGCTTCGATCTTAGTTGTAGTCACTGCTATCGGTTATATCGCTATTATGGAGACAATAGGATTTTTTCCAGCCTCATTCTTGGCAATAATCACAATAATGTATGTAGGGGGGGTACAGAACTGGCGGCTAATTGGAACCGTTAGCATAGCCACCCTTGTTGCAGTCTACATACTGTTCGTCGTGGTCTTAGGAATTCGACCACCTACTGGCTACGTACAGATAGAATTCACAGCCCCATGGTAA
- a CDS encoding creatininase family protein → MSSRKPVCLEEMVWPEVESALENGTRTAIVAVGSIEQHGPHLPLNMDTLDGDELSRRIARELGDALAAPTIRPGCSGHHMEFPGTITLPPETLMDVIRSYCRSLDAHGFEYIVLVPTHGGNFGPVKTVAPDIARELESTVIALADLDEHMQLLNEGLSEAGIEYDQDVIHAGAAETAMVLAIDEGLVRVENIEPGPEGEISTARLLSEGFKSITENGVLGDPTRATSDAGNVIIQNVVETYVEHINTERDAV, encoded by the coding sequence ATGTCTTCTCGCAAACCAGTATGCCTTGAGGAGATGGTATGGCCAGAGGTCGAATCTGCCCTTGAAAACGGAACACGGACAGCAATCGTGGCTGTCGGTTCGATCGAACAACACGGCCCACATCTGCCGTTGAATATGGATACGCTGGACGGGGACGAGCTTTCACGCCGAATTGCGAGAGAGCTAGGCGATGCCCTCGCCGCCCCTACGATTCGCCCCGGATGCTCGGGCCATCACATGGAGTTTCCTGGCACGATCACTCTCCCACCCGAAACACTGATGGACGTGATCCGGTCGTACTGCCGATCCCTCGACGCACATGGCTTCGAGTACATCGTCCTCGTTCCGACCCACGGTGGTAACTTTGGGCCGGTCAAGACTGTGGCTCCCGACATTGCCCGCGAACTCGAATCTACGGTGATTGCACTTGCCGATCTTGACGAACACATGCAGTTGCTGAACGAGGGGCTTAGCGAAGCAGGCATCGAGTACGATCAGGACGTGATCCACGCCGGGGCAGCCGAGACGGCGATGGTGCTGGCCATCGACGAGGGTCTCGTCAGGGTTGAGAACATCGAACCCGGGCCCGAAGGCGAGATTTCGACAGCCCGTTTGCTAAGTGAGGGATTCAAATCCATTACCGAAAACGGTGTCCTCGGGGATCCAACCAGGGCCACCTCCGACGCAGGAAACGTGATTATCCAGAACGTCGTGGAGACGTACGTTGAGCATATCAACACTGAACGCGATGCAGTCTGA